A stretch of the TM7 phylum sp. oral taxon 349 genome encodes the following:
- the argS gene encoding arginine--tRNA ligase yields the protein MDDILPYINKIVKEQFNQDITVEWSRPDPKFGDWATNAALQLAKPLGKKPRDIAETIAEKLRENENIADAIVAGPGFINIRLSDTAILQSLYDKPHTHRAGKVAVIETNNPNPFKAMHIGHAYNAVVADTMANLLAVDGAAVHRVSYHGDVGTHVGKSMWAILREIKGDIHVLDSIPESKHNEFMSRMYVEGARAAKESPEAKEEINALAKQSFTLDDPLYKQVYETCKKWSFDEIDSIVRRLGNAPIERRYVESETEAPGKALIKEKTPEVFTESDGAYIFEGSKYSSFDNIYISSHGNGLYGAHDMGLIQLKYQNYPNMDESIVVTGGEQAAYFKGVIAASELAIPKLKGKLFNYPTGLVKLSTGKMSSRTGDVVTIDWLFDEFSKAITTRGGKPTDEIVAGALRYQFLKVKIGGDVIFDINDAVSLTGNTGSYLQYTHARARRVLEKSAQTPVFPQVMYDEDRTLIRKLSEYRETVEQAAQSLEPHHICTYLFELAQEFNRYYEHHQVIGSDKEAHRIAIIALYADILKAGLAILGISAPNEM from the coding sequence ATGGATGATATACTGCCATATATTAATAAAATAGTCAAAGAACAATTCAATCAAGATATTACCGTTGAATGGAGTCGTCCCGACCCGAAATTCGGCGATTGGGCGACTAATGCCGCGCTGCAACTCGCTAAGCCGCTTGGTAAAAAGCCGCGCGATATTGCCGAAACAATTGCCGAAAAGCTACGCGAAAATGAGAATATTGCTGATGCTATAGTAGCAGGACCGGGATTTATCAATATACGACTGAGCGATACAGCTATACTGCAATCTCTATACGATAAACCGCACACGCACCGAGCAGGAAAAGTGGCGGTTATAGAAACAAACAATCCAAATCCATTTAAGGCAATGCACATCGGGCATGCATACAACGCGGTCGTCGCCGACACGATGGCAAATCTTTTGGCGGTAGATGGTGCGGCAGTTCACCGCGTCAGCTACCATGGCGATGTCGGTACGCACGTCGGCAAAAGTATGTGGGCAATTTTGCGCGAGATAAAAGGCGATATCCATGTGCTTGATTCAATTCCTGAATCAAAGCATAACGAATTCATGAGCCGCATGTACGTTGAAGGAGCGCGCGCCGCGAAAGAATCGCCGGAGGCAAAAGAAGAGATCAATGCGTTAGCGAAACAGTCATTTACACTTGACGATCCATTGTATAAGCAAGTTTACGAAACTTGCAAAAAATGGAGTTTCGATGAAATTGACTCCATTGTACGCCGTTTAGGCAACGCGCCGATTGAACGCCGCTACGTTGAAAGCGAGACGGAAGCACCAGGAAAGGCGCTTATCAAAGAGAAGACGCCGGAAGTATTTACTGAGTCGGATGGTGCATATATTTTTGAAGGCAGCAAATATAGCTCCTTTGACAACATTTATATCAGTTCGCATGGTAACGGTCTTTATGGCGCGCATGACATGGGGTTAATCCAGCTGAAATATCAAAATTACCCGAACATGGACGAATCTATTGTCGTGACAGGTGGCGAGCAGGCGGCGTATTTCAAGGGTGTTATTGCAGCAAGCGAATTGGCGATTCCTAAGCTCAAGGGTAAACTGTTTAATTATCCGACCGGCCTCGTTAAACTTTCGACAGGAAAAATGAGTTCGCGTACAGGTGACGTTGTGACAATTGATTGGTTGTTTGATGAATTCAGTAAAGCAATTACAACGCGCGGCGGCAAACCGACCGACGAGATTGTAGCGGGTGCGTTGCGCTATCAGTTCCTGAAAGTAAAAATTGGCGGCGATGTGATTTTTGACATCAACGACGCAGTGAGCTTGACGGGTAACACCGGAAGCTATCTGCAGTATACTCACGCTCGAGCGCGGCGCGTTCTCGAAAAGAGCGCACAAACACCGGTATTTCCGCAGGTTATGTACGATGAAGATCGTACGCTTATCCGCAAGCTTAGCGAGTATCGTGAGACTGTTGAGCAGGCAGCGCAGAGCCTGGAGCCGCATCATATTTGCACCTACCTCTTTGAGTTGGCGCAGGAATTTAACCGCTACTATGAACACCATCAGGTGATTGGCAGCGACAAAGAAGCGCATCGCATTGCCATCATTGCTCTCTATGCTGACATTTTGAAAGCCGGGTTGGCAATTCTTGGCATCAGTGCGCCAAACGAGATGTAG
- a CDS encoding pyridoxamine 5'-phosphate oxidase family protein yields MNNFDSVRVGCLATTNADGSPRATPLHFALTDTQLVWLSSETAVHSQNISRDPRVSFTMWKSPTIALRIDGTARVASGDEARALTRAFREKLGDSPKLPGAFVYAVDRVK; encoded by the coding sequence ATGAACAATTTTGACTCAGTGCGGGTTGGTTGTTTAGCGACGACGAATGCCGACGGCTCGCCGCGTGCAACGCCACTCCATTTTGCACTCACTGATACGCAACTGGTCTGGCTGTCATCTGAAACGGCGGTTCACTCGCAGAATATCAGTCGCGATCCGCGCGTATCATTTACGATGTGGAAGAGTCCAACGATTGCGCTGCGTATTGATGGCACAGCACGCGTAGCATCGGGTGATGAAGCTAGAGCGTTGACGCGCGCCTTCCGCGAAAAACTTGGCGATTCGCCAAAATTACCAGGCGCATTCGTCTACGCTGTCGACCGCGTAAAGTAG
- a CDS encoding MscL family protein, translated as MTATKKSAKKPTAKKIVKETELRAADVIKKSHLAGFATFIREQGVVGLAVGLAIGAAAGDTVKKLVQAFIDPLVQLIVGSQAGLQAASFTVKFGNRQGVFLYGAFVSSLITLLATALVVYLIVHLLHLDKLDKAKEQ; from the coding sequence ATGACAGCGACCAAAAAATCAGCAAAAAAACCGACAGCAAAGAAAATCGTCAAAGAGACGGAACTAAGAGCAGCTGATGTCATAAAAAAGAGCCATCTAGCAGGGTTTGCAACGTTTATCCGTGAGCAAGGCGTGGTTGGGCTAGCGGTCGGGTTGGCAATCGGTGCGGCCGCTGGCGACACGGTGAAAAAACTCGTACAAGCGTTTATTGATCCGCTTGTGCAGCTAATTGTCGGTTCGCAAGCAGGATTGCAAGCTGCTTCATTCACTGTGAAGTTTGGTAATCGGCAAGGTGTATTTCTCTATGGGGCGTTTGTTAGCTCGCTTATCACGCTGCTCGCGACAGCATTAGTCGTTTACCTTATCGTCCATTTGCTGCATTTGGATAAATTAGATAAGGCAAAAGAACAATAA
- a CDS encoding ATP-binding cassette domain-containing protein has translation MKFGDIEVIKDLSFTVKRGETFGFLGSNGSGKTTTIRALLGIYAPTGGTLLVNGKPYSVSGGVKLGYLPEERGLYKKETVIDTMVYFGRLKGFNKNEARARSMAFLQRVNLADKATTRLDKLSGGQQQKVQLGITIMNDPELLILDEPTKGFDPVNRRLLMEIIEEHQAKGATVIMITHQMEEVERLCDRVILLKDGVARAYGTVAAIRKQFGGKSLDDIFLSVYGNENDQEQEARHA, from the coding sequence ATGAAATTCGGCGACATTGAAGTAATAAAAGATCTGAGTTTTACTGTGAAGCGTGGCGAAACGTTCGGGTTTCTCGGCAGTAATGGATCGGGTAAAACGACGACAATCCGCGCATTACTTGGCATCTATGCGCCGACAGGAGGAACACTGTTAGTAAACGGCAAGCCGTACAGCGTGTCGGGCGGTGTAAAGCTCGGTTATCTGCCAGAAGAGCGTGGGCTGTATAAAAAAGAAACCGTCATTGACACAATGGTGTACTTTGGCCGGCTGAAAGGATTTAACAAAAACGAAGCGCGAGCGCGCTCAATGGCATTCTTGCAACGCGTAAATCTGGCAGACAAAGCGACAACCCGCCTTGATAAATTATCAGGCGGACAGCAACAAAAAGTACAGCTTGGTATTACAATTATGAATGACCCCGAACTACTCATCTTGGATGAACCAACGAAAGGTTTTGACCCAGTAAATCGCCGATTGCTCATGGAGATCATTGAGGAACACCAAGCTAAAGGTGCGACCGTTATTATGATCACGCACCAAATGGAAGAAGTTGAACGCTTGTGTGACCGCGTTATCCTGCTGAAAGATGGCGTAGCGCGTGCTTACGGAACGGTCGCGGCAATACGCAAACAATTTGGCGGCAAATCGCTTGACGACATTTTCCTAAGCGTATACGGCAACGAGAATGATCAAGAACAGGAGGCGCGCCATGCATAA
- a CDS encoding fused MFS/spermidine synthase, with translation MKSSWRLGAAACVSGFTLMAYELVAARLLAPSVGSSTYVWTGVIGVIIIALSAGCWLGGRVADYRHAPQDVGLLLIIAAVLVVATMLSANNTLRWLTTVLDEPRIQAVIAALALFAPASFVLGAVSPYLAKLNVSSLDTAGRSVANLSALDAVGGIAGTFVTGFVLLGMIGLNETLALITGILLATSWLFMPQWQWQLRTLMIGAVIVAALSGLYTPKHGDVSIETPSAHYSIVNYTSNGRQIRGLVTGPTGVQSGVYLDGTKDLPFWYTRRMVEVTIAAKPRTVLLLGGGAFTMAEYMARQLPNTHIDVVEIDPELENISRQYFSYQSLPNVKLIFDDARTYIQRTNRHYDVVLIDVYNGGEIPYSLLTAEYGSELARITREDGLVVANLIAGLNNAPCRELFAAFDAVYRRTWPYAWYGTQHRDLSRGNYVVAYSKKPRTMPAALSPLQSLGGTLYTDNFIPNDRLYEACRTATR, from the coding sequence ATGAAATCATCGTGGAGGTTAGGCGCGGCAGCATGCGTTAGCGGCTTTACACTGATGGCGTATGAGTTGGTAGCGGCGCGGTTACTCGCGCCGTCGGTTGGCAGTTCGACATACGTGTGGACGGGTGTGATTGGCGTGATTATTATTGCGCTGAGCGCAGGTTGCTGGCTGGGCGGACGCGTCGCAGACTATCGGCATGCGCCGCAGGACGTTGGACTGTTGCTAATAATCGCTGCGGTGCTGGTCGTGGCAACGATGTTGAGCGCGAACAATACGCTGCGCTGGCTAACGACAGTTCTAGACGAGCCGCGTATACAGGCAGTTATTGCGGCGCTAGCGCTGTTCGCGCCAGCAAGCTTCGTGCTTGGCGCGGTATCGCCGTACTTAGCAAAGTTAAATGTATCGTCGCTTGATACAGCGGGGAGATCGGTGGCGAATTTGAGCGCGCTTGATGCGGTGGGCGGTATCGCCGGAACGTTTGTCACTGGGTTTGTACTACTCGGCATGATTGGGCTAAACGAAACATTGGCACTGATAACGGGTATTTTACTGGCAACGAGCTGGTTATTTATGCCGCAGTGGCAATGGCAGCTGCGGACGTTAATGATTGGAGCAGTGATTGTTGCGGCATTGAGCGGACTATATACGCCAAAGCATGGTGACGTGTCAATAGAAACGCCAAGCGCGCATTATTCCATCGTGAACTACACGAGTAACGGCAGGCAAATCCGCGGTCTCGTGACTGGGCCGACCGGCGTGCAGTCTGGTGTGTATCTTGATGGCACAAAAGACTTGCCGTTTTGGTATACGCGGCGTATGGTTGAAGTGACGATCGCCGCTAAGCCGCGTACGGTGTTATTGCTTGGTGGTGGCGCATTTACGATGGCAGAGTATATGGCGCGGCAATTGCCAAATACGCACATTGACGTAGTGGAGATTGATCCGGAGCTGGAAAATATATCGCGTCAGTATTTTAGCTACCAGTCGCTACCGAACGTGAAGCTGATCTTTGATGACGCGCGCACGTACATCCAGCGGACGAATCGGCACTACGATGTCGTATTAATCGACGTATACAACGGTGGTGAAATTCCGTACTCGCTATTGACGGCAGAGTATGGCAGCGAATTGGCGCGAATTACACGCGAGGATGGTCTTGTAGTAGCGAATCTCATCGCCGGGCTTAATAATGCGCCATGCCGCGAGCTATTTGCAGCATTTGATGCCGTGTACCGTCGTACCTGGCCATACGCCTGGTACGGAACGCAGCACCGCGATTTATCGCGCGGCAATTACGTTGTCGCTTATAGTAAGAAACCGCGAACGATGCCTGCAGCATTATCTCCGCTACAGTCGCTCGGCGGTACGCTTTATACCGATAATTTCATTCCGAACGACAGACTATATGAAGCTTGTCGCACAGCGACACGTTAA
- a CDS encoding ribonucleoside-diphosphate reductase subunit alpha, with protein MSDITVIKRDGSKEPFDANKINRSLMKASEGLPDQISKVVQVASELRLTLFNGMTTEQLDEAVIQTALQNVKDDPDFDTIAARLLLKTMYKTLLGDYETDDELKALHAREFPKYIKQAVKDGLLDVRMADTNVFDLNILAAALDPTRDRLSKYLGVITNKNRYALRKNDGSPLEVPQFTNMRIAMGLSFNEPNPTEAAIRFYRHMSNLEYSPGGSTRVNAGGTFPQLSNCFVIDVNDDMESIAKSIHDTMWIAKGTGGIGISMSKLRAAGSPVKTTNTESTGPIPFMKMIDTALFAVSRKGKKAGAAALYMENWHLNFPQFIDLRQNSGDPYLRTRFANTAVFLSDEFMKRAENDQDWYLFDPAEASDLTELYGTAFSKRYREYIKLAEAGKLRTFKKLSARQQYRQILMSLQATSHPWLTWKDAINVRALNNNSGTIHLSNLCTEITLPQDSKNIAVCNLISLNLSAFLRRDKTWDWDRLEQATRSAVRQLDNLVDITSTPVEEAMHSNMQNRAVGLGYMGFADILEKLEISYESDTAYELIDQLSEFISYYAIDESANLAKERGSYPNFKGSGWSRGLLPIDTIAALSESRQQTVNISTKQRLDWKTLRAKVKKGMRNATLMAIAPTANISHVTGTTPGLDPQFSQIFSRSTLNGKFLEVNHNLVAKLKELKLWDELKDELLINQGDIQGMEQIPQAVRDVYKTSFQLSPYAFIEVAARAQKWVDQAISRNMYLETRDIDEYEKIYREAWRRGLKTTYYLHVKPRHQSEQTTVAANKAEKIQKENQRKVGFGFARKK; from the coding sequence ATGAGCGACATTACAGTCATCAAGCGCGACGGCAGTAAAGAGCCGTTTGACGCGAACAAAATTAATCGTTCACTTATGAAAGCGAGTGAGGGTTTGCCAGATCAAATCTCGAAAGTTGTACAAGTTGCAAGCGAATTGCGACTGACGCTATTCAATGGTATGACGACGGAGCAATTAGATGAAGCGGTAATTCAGACAGCGCTGCAAAACGTTAAAGACGATCCAGACTTTGATACAATTGCGGCACGGCTGTTGCTCAAAACAATGTATAAAACGCTGCTCGGTGACTACGAAACGGACGATGAACTAAAAGCACTGCATGCGCGCGAGTTTCCAAAATACATCAAGCAAGCGGTAAAAGATGGGTTGCTTGATGTGCGCATGGCAGATACAAACGTGTTTGATTTAAACATATTGGCAGCAGCGCTTGATCCAACGCGCGATCGTTTGAGCAAATATCTCGGTGTCATCACGAACAAAAATCGGTATGCACTGCGTAAAAATGACGGTTCGCCGCTTGAGGTGCCGCAGTTCACGAACATGCGCATCGCGATGGGTCTAAGCTTTAACGAACCGAACCCGACCGAAGCAGCGATTCGCTTCTACCGCCACATGAGCAACTTAGAATATAGTCCGGGCGGCAGTACGCGTGTCAACGCTGGCGGTACATTCCCGCAGTTAAGTAATTGTTTCGTCATTGACGTTAACGACGACATGGAGTCAATCGCAAAAAGTATTCACGATACCATGTGGATTGCTAAAGGTACAGGCGGTATCGGCATTAGCATGAGTAAGCTGCGTGCTGCCGGCAGTCCGGTAAAGACTACGAACACGGAATCGACCGGTCCAATTCCGTTTATGAAGATGATCGATACGGCACTGTTTGCCGTTAGTCGCAAGGGCAAGAAGGCTGGGGCGGCGGCACTCTATATGGAGAACTGGCATCTTAATTTTCCGCAATTTATAGACCTGCGCCAAAACTCAGGAGACCCGTATCTGCGTACGCGTTTCGCAAACACAGCGGTATTTTTATCAGACGAGTTCATGAAGCGCGCCGAAAATGATCAGGATTGGTATTTGTTTGACCCAGCAGAGGCGAGCGATTTAACTGAATTGTATGGTACGGCGTTTAGCAAACGCTATCGCGAATATATTAAACTGGCAGAAGCCGGTAAACTGCGTACGTTTAAGAAACTATCGGCGCGGCAGCAATACCGCCAGATTCTGATGAGCCTACAGGCCACGAGCCACCCGTGGCTCACCTGGAAAGACGCGATCAATGTGCGAGCGCTCAATAATAACTCTGGTACAATTCACCTGAGCAACCTCTGTACCGAAATCACGCTACCGCAAGACAGCAAAAATATTGCGGTATGCAACCTCATTAGTTTAAACCTGTCGGCGTTTTTGCGGCGCGATAAGACATGGGATTGGGATCGGCTTGAGCAGGCGACCCGCTCGGCAGTGCGTCAACTGGATAACCTTGTTGATATTACTAGCACGCCAGTTGAAGAAGCTATGCATTCAAATATGCAAAATCGCGCGGTTGGGCTTGGCTATATGGGATTTGCAGATATTCTTGAGAAGCTTGAGATCAGCTATGAATCAGATACGGCATACGAGCTGATTGATCAGCTGAGCGAGTTTATCAGTTATTATGCAATCGACGAATCGGCAAACCTAGCAAAGGAGCGCGGCAGTTATCCGAATTTCAAAGGCAGCGGCTGGAGTAGAGGGTTATTACCGATTGATACGATTGCAGCACTTAGCGAGAGCCGCCAACAAACGGTGAACATCTCAACTAAGCAGCGTTTAGATTGGAAAACATTGCGCGCTAAAGTAAAGAAAGGGATGCGCAATGCGACGCTTATGGCAATTGCGCCGACCGCAAACATATCGCATGTGACTGGCACGACGCCGGGACTTGATCCGCAATTTAGCCAAATTTTTAGCCGCAGTACGTTAAACGGTAAATTCCTTGAGGTTAATCACAACTTAGTAGCAAAATTAAAAGAGCTAAAGCTATGGGATGAGCTAAAAGACGAATTACTCATCAATCAAGGCGACATTCAAGGTATGGAACAAATTCCGCAAGCAGTGCGTGATGTTTACAAAACGAGCTTTCAATTGTCGCCGTACGCGTTTATTGAAGTAGCGGCACGGGCGCAAAAATGGGTTGACCAAGCAATTAGCCGCAACATGTATTTGGAAACGCGCGATATTGATGAGTATGAAAAGATCTACCGTGAAGCCTGGCGCCGCGGCCTTAAGACGACGTATTACTTGCATGTGAAACCGCGTCATCAATCAGAACAGACCACTGTTGCTGCAAACAAGGCAGAGAAAATTCAGAAAGAAAATCAACGCAAAGTTGGATTCGGCTTTGCACGGAAAAAATAA
- a CDS encoding ribonucleotide-diphosphate reductase subunit beta produces MAVSTQPKGILGSGLRDGLQLKPVRYQWAYDLYNQAVANTWFPNEVQLVQDLTDFEKMTDEEKHALKTVISYLNPNELLINKSLAFGIYPYVNAAEAHCYLSKQMWEEANHFMTFEYIIETFPFNREEIYAAGRGKQSLKDKSDFQLKYVGRMLNDKLDVTTTEGKKDFVRNLVAYNIVLEGIWFYSGFMVGMSFRRRNLLRNVGSLLDWITRDENLHLTFGINLLLTIMEENEDLQDPEFAEEIRGLILKAVELEEAYNKDMLPQGILGLNAEYVNQYVKFMTDRRLEELGFEKEYHVSNPAKWMAAANDTLELVNFFESTNTSYEVNSVK; encoded by the coding sequence ATGGCAGTATCAACACAACCAAAGGGAATTTTAGGCTCAGGCTTGCGCGACGGGCTGCAGCTGAAGCCGGTGCGTTACCAGTGGGCATATGACCTATATAATCAAGCGGTAGCGAATACGTGGTTCCCGAACGAAGTGCAGCTTGTGCAGGATTTAACTGACTTTGAGAAAATGACAGACGAGGAAAAGCATGCGCTCAAGACTGTTATTAGCTATCTCAATCCAAATGAACTGCTTATTAACAAAAGCCTCGCTTTTGGAATCTACCCATATGTCAATGCCGCTGAAGCGCATTGTTACCTCTCGAAGCAGATGTGGGAAGAGGCAAATCATTTCATGACATTTGAATATATCATTGAGACGTTTCCATTTAATCGCGAAGAGATTTACGCAGCCGGGCGCGGCAAGCAAAGCCTGAAAGATAAATCTGACTTTCAGCTGAAGTATGTCGGGCGCATGCTTAACGATAAGCTTGATGTTACTACGACTGAAGGCAAAAAAGACTTTGTTCGTAATCTTGTAGCATACAATATTGTACTGGAGGGTATCTGGTTTTACTCAGGTTTCATGGTTGGCATGAGCTTTCGGCGGCGTAATCTATTGCGTAATGTTGGCAGCTTATTAGATTGGATTACGCGCGACGAAAATTTGCATTTAACATTCGGCATCAATCTGTTGCTCACTATTATGGAAGAGAATGAAGATTTGCAAGACCCAGAGTTTGCCGAGGAAATTCGCGGGCTGATTCTGAAAGCCGTTGAACTCGAGGAAGCGTACAACAAAGATATGCTGCCGCAGGGAATTTTGGGCTTGAACGCAGAGTATGTTAATCAGTATGTCAAATTCATGACCGACCGGCGGCTTGAAGAGCTTGGGTTTGAGAAAGAATACCACGTATCGAATCCTGCCAAGTGGATGGCAGCGGCGAATGATACGTTGGAATTGGTAAACTTCTTTGAAAGTACAAATACAAGCTACGAAGTTAACTCGGTAAAGTAG
- a CDS encoding CTP synthase: MEITDHMGKQTKFIFVTGGVLSGVGKGIAAASIGAVLKSKGLSVSIQKCDPYLNVDAGLLNPAEHGECFVTKDGAETDLDLGHYERFLDIELTQQNATLAGRLLSNLIADERAGKFGGKTVQLIPHLTGAIQQAIITAAEGSDVHIVEIGGTVGDYEGLSFIEAIREFAHKVGKEHCLYAHVVYVPFIGTSKEFKSKPAQNALNDLRGFGIVPEIVIVRSDKPAPASIARKIALFGGVDEAGVLMLPNVDSVFKIPARIAESSLMTILNTFTCNAALPQLDAWADLAQRQNKTHRESVIVGLVAKYMDNEDTYLSVTEALRAAAWAENVGLTIKWINAETATKRDFANVDALLVPGGFGVRGVDGKIAAATYALEHNTPYLGICLGLQTAVIAAARRAGLTDAHSTEFDSATTHDVVYIMPGQEGKESTGGTLRLGNYPAVFTARSKVAELYQNDHATERHRHRYEVNQYYLPQIKAGGVVVSGTSPDGSLVEFVEAPACDFFVATQAHPEFRSRPMRPHPLFVGLIRAAIDKK; encoded by the coding sequence ATGGAGATAACAGATCACATGGGCAAACAGACAAAATTTATTTTCGTTACCGGCGGCGTTCTTTCGGGGGTAGGAAAGGGAATTGCCGCGGCAAGCATCGGTGCGGTACTTAAGTCCAAGGGCTTGTCGGTTTCAATTCAAAAATGCGACCCGTATCTCAATGTTGATGCGGGTCTTTTGAATCCGGCAGAACACGGTGAATGTTTTGTTACTAAAGATGGTGCCGAAACTGACCTTGATCTGGGGCACTACGAACGATTTCTTGACATTGAATTAACGCAGCAGAACGCAACGTTGGCGGGGCGTTTACTATCAAACCTGATTGCCGACGAGCGTGCCGGCAAGTTCGGCGGCAAAACCGTGCAATTGATTCCGCACTTAACCGGTGCGATTCAACAGGCAATCATAACAGCCGCTGAGGGCAGCGATGTTCATATCGTTGAGATTGGCGGCACAGTAGGTGACTATGAAGGTCTGAGCTTCATTGAAGCAATCCGTGAATTTGCTCATAAAGTTGGCAAAGAGCACTGCTTGTATGCGCATGTTGTGTACGTACCTTTTATCGGCACAAGCAAGGAATTTAAGAGTAAACCAGCGCAAAACGCTTTGAATGATCTGCGCGGTTTTGGTATTGTGCCGGAAATTGTAATTGTACGCAGCGACAAGCCGGCACCAGCCTCAATCGCGCGTAAAATCGCATTATTTGGCGGCGTCGACGAAGCAGGCGTGCTAATGTTACCGAACGTAGACAGCGTATTCAAAATCCCAGCGCGTATTGCCGAAAGTTCGCTCATGACAATTCTTAATACATTTACCTGCAATGCAGCGCTGCCGCAGTTGGATGCATGGGCAGATTTGGCGCAGCGGCAAAACAAAACGCACCGCGAAAGCGTGATCGTTGGGCTTGTTGCAAAATATATGGATAACGAGGATACCTATCTATCAGTGACGGAAGCGTTGCGGGCTGCTGCCTGGGCGGAAAATGTCGGGCTAACAATTAAGTGGATTAATGCCGAGACGGCGACGAAACGTGATTTTGCGAATGTTGATGCGCTACTCGTGCCTGGAGGCTTTGGCGTACGCGGCGTTGATGGTAAGATTGCAGCGGCAACCTATGCGCTTGAGCACAATACGCCATACCTCGGGATTTGCTTAGGGCTACAAACGGCGGTGATCGCGGCGGCGCGGCGCGCAGGGCTAACGGATGCGCATAGCACAGAATTTGATTCCGCAACGACACACGACGTTGTTTATATTATGCCCGGGCAAGAAGGTAAAGAGTCGACAGGCGGTACATTGCGGCTTGGCAATTATCCAGCAGTATTTACGGCGCGGTCAAAAGTTGCAGAACTGTATCAAAATGATCATGCAACTGAGCGCCACCGTCATCGCTACGAAGTAAATCAGTATTATTTGCCGCAAATTAAAGCGGGCGGCGTTGTTGTAAGCGGTACGTCGCCTGATGGTTCGCTCGTAGAATTTGTTGAAGCGCCGGCATGCGATTTCTTTGTTGCTACGCAGGCGCATCCGGAATTTCGTTCGCGTCCGATGCGCCCGCATCCGTTATTTGTAGGGCTTATTCGTGCTGCTATTGACAAAAAATAG
- a CDS encoding ABC transporter permease encodes MHNLSTVITFEVIRVLKKKSFWAMVFGFPIMIGAVFGIVFLSNKATQDAADKLKEQPFSIAITDDSRLLNSQITNTFHVKMVTKEAGIAAVKNGTVDAYFYYPADVSSRHIEVYGKNVGLFENGRYSSVALALLSQSVQNTVSPQIRTVLQNTVTSDTTIYRDGHTYDPLKEMVLPGVFLVLFYVLMSFFAGQALTSTTEEKENRVIEMILTTIEARTLIIGKIISLIVLMLIQGVLVVAPVLIGYLLFRDQLNLPNIDLSGLPVDWARIGIAAVIFILSFAFFTGVLVLIGATMPTAREANQFMGFVMIALYGPLYAVSLFISMPDAPIVRFLSLFPLTSPIPLLMRNAAGNLQPWEIAAGALILLVSSIFVLILAVRVFRFGALEYSRKVSLKEMFARR; translated from the coding sequence ATGCATAATTTATCAACCGTTATTACTTTTGAGGTCATTCGCGTGCTTAAAAAGAAATCGTTTTGGGCGATGGTGTTCGGTTTCCCAATTATGATCGGTGCGGTATTCGGCATCGTGTTTTTGTCGAACAAAGCCACGCAAGATGCCGCTGATAAGCTAAAAGAGCAGCCATTCAGTATTGCTATCACCGACGATTCCCGTCTATTGAATTCACAGATAACAAACACGTTCCATGTCAAAATGGTGACTAAAGAGGCTGGCATCGCCGCAGTTAAGAATGGTACAGTTGATGCCTATTTTTACTATCCTGCTGATGTAAGCTCTCGCCATATAGAGGTTTACGGCAAGAATGTCGGCCTATTTGAGAATGGACGATATAGCTCGGTAGCATTAGCGTTACTTAGCCAGTCGGTGCAAAACACCGTATCGCCACAGATTCGCACTGTTTTACAGAACACAGTAACTAGCGACACGACGATTTACCGCGACGGGCATACGTACGATCCGCTCAAAGAGATGGTTTTACCAGGCGTGTTCCTTGTACTGTTTTATGTGCTGATGTCATTCTTCGCTGGACAAGCGCTTACCAGCACGACTGAAGAGAAAGAGAACCGCGTGATCGAAATGATCCTCACGACAATTGAAGCGCGCACGCTAATCATCGGCAAAATTATTTCGCTCATTGTCCTCATGCTAATCCAAGGTGTTCTTGTGGTAGCGCCCGTACTAATCGGCTACCTGCTGTTCCGCGATCAGCTTAATCTGCCGAATATTGATTTGTCAGGCTTACCGGTCGACTGGGCGCGGATTGGAATTGCTGCGGTAATTTTTATTCTCAGTTTTGCATTTTTCACTGGCGTACTTGTGCTAATTGGCGCCACTATGCCAACCGCACGCGAGGCAAATCAATTTATGGGATTTGTAATGATTGCACTATACGGGCCGCTCTATGCCGTATCGCTGTTTATCTCAATGCCAGACGCACCGATCGTACGATTTTTGAGTCTTTTTCCGCTTACTTCGCCAATTCCCCTGCTCATGCGCAACGCTGCCGGTAACCTGCAGCCATGGGAAATTGCTGCAGGCGCGCTCATTTTGCTTGTCTCATCAATATTTGTACTAATACTCGCCGTACGCGTATTCCGCTTCGGTGCACTTGAGTACAGCCGCAAGGTGTCACTTAAAGAAATGTTCGCGCGGCGGTAA